The following coding sequences are from one Rutidosis leptorrhynchoides isolate AG116_Rl617_1_P2 chromosome 11, CSIRO_AGI_Rlap_v1, whole genome shotgun sequence window:
- the LOC139876243 gene encoding disease resistance protein RUN1-like isoform X4: MVILTEIKEASSSNNNNHNHHQKYDVFLSFRGENTRLSFTDHLYKSLVNANLTTFLDDKEIDTGLFLEPELESAISASRASIIVLSEDYASSTWCLNELVSILNQHRNNNQIVIPIFYHVDPSDVRKQQNSFGDAIGKHIKNMNEESDATLKGQWADNINLWKVALTEVANLKGEDVNGRPETEFIDVIVKDVYRRLGASSRSTLPLLIGMHESLEFVTLWLQDESSHTADILTILGMGGIGKTSLARYVYDLHSREFITRSFVEDISRKCGQSSNAVLGLQEQICCEISKASQVQVHGVAEYTSRIENLLSFKKVFLVLDDIDSLDQLDALLGNRGLHPGSKIIITTRNASLTESCALFKTKVKPKHTKHLLKGLFQDASLKLLCHHAFSSNYAMEGYKEVSSKFVEYCEGHPLALTLLGKSLHNRDVTYWEDSIQVLKKEFGSPINNVLRMSYESLPSENDKELFKHIACFFVGKDREFTETVLNACEINTRSGITNLIDRFLLSIGHNNTLMMHQLIQELGRDVVYKESPGMPWKRSRIWCHEDSFKVLKDKKINGSFENFPEELRWLCMHGFPLKFLPSELPLENLVVLDLYSSSIESFGMSNANEQKLDRKKLFGSSSKESQVLRLGKLKILDLSFCYQLQRVGGFSKLPALEKLLLANCVCLTEISESIERSVELVLIDLSNCSSLKKLPRSLAKLSQVKSLFLDNCNFREPSVDMRDNNISRYLQPSSSAIFWATSFSNSLVHLSLINNKLSNESFPLEFSSLSMLKELYLDGNLIVSMPNCVRSLPRLQTLSMSECAMLNTVEYPPRTLTTMIITSYASRTKYRNPLSNIIFDPQTSSLEFKIHAELMGNSSFVLEGIIKIQPLTDVQDMVSRSLGWTGLEFIEELHMKTRRAVDMGLGERHQAQMYYEFGIFSTFYGAASMPNWISHGSLGSSISFTIPSISKKIKGLNFCYIMSLQVMEHNDLKIIIISNITKNRTWIYKHYIGSVQLAADTRMLFLSHWMFGENDMEYGDQVIISTEASYYHSTFENIRECGVSFVYKDETMEKEEESGLDYYKSWNYILAGDLSTFKTTTGEYILYHRRFFDRSKYIQEFFLPCLAHGTTCYKESVPPFRPFSIRKLDAVGDALEVVTDVTVTNVVDVTDVADVADRVHRMHGNLIKLKRYARRMLSRIKNRLVNAFCSSSQIRRKH; encoded by the exons ATGGTGATTCTCACAGAAATTAAGGAAGCATcttcatcaaataataataatcataatcatcatcaaaagTATGATGTATTTCTAAGCTTTCGAGGTGAAAATACCCGTCTTAGCTTCACAGATCACCTCTACAAATCTCTCGTGAATGCTAATCTGACAACCTTCTTGGACGATAAAGAAATTGATACCGGGTTATTCTTGGAACCTGAATTGGAGAGTGCAATAAGTGCATCCAGGGCTTCTATTATTGTGTTGTCCGAGGATTATGCATCATCTACATGGTGCCTTAATGAACTTGTATCAATTTTAAATCAGCATAGGAACAACAACCAAATTGTAATCCCCATTTTCTATCACGTTGATCCATCAGATGTCAGGAAGCAACAAAATAGTTTTGGAGATGCAATCGGAAAACATATAAAGAACATGAATGAAGAGTCAGATGCTACCTTAAAAGGTCAATGGGCTGATAATATAAATCTGTGGAAGGTTGCACTCACCGAAGTTGCTAATTTAAAAGGAGAGGATGTCAACGGCAG GCCAGAGACAGAGTTTATAGACGTAATTGTCAAGGACGTGTACCGTAGATTGGGTGCATCCAGTAGGAGTACTCTGCCACTACTTATTGGGATGCATGAATCCCTTGAATTTGTCACTCTTTGGTTACAAGATGAATCCTCACATACTGCTGACATTCTCACCATTTTGGGTATGGGTGGGATCGGGAAGACATCTTTGGCCAGATATGTCTATGATTTGCATAGTCGCGAATTTATCACAAGGAGCTTTGTTGAAGATATTAGTAGGAAATGTGGCCAGAGTAGTAATGCAGTACTCGGTTTACAAGAACAGAtttgttgcgagatttcaaaagcAAGTCAAGTTCAAGTTCATGGTGTTGCTGAGTACACTTCCAGAATTGAGAATTTATTATCCTTTAAAAAGGTGTTTCTAGTTCTTGATGATATTGATAGTCTCGACCAGTTAGATGCATTACTTGGTAACAGAGGTTTACATCCAGGAAGCAAAATCATTATAACAACTAGGAATGCATCGTTGACAGAGAGTTGTGCACTTTTCAAAACAAAAGTTAAACCCAAACATACGAAGCACTTACTAAAAGGATTATTCCAAGATGCATCGTTAAAGCTTTTATGTCATCATGCATTCAGCAGTAATTATGCCATGGAAGGTTATAAAGAGGTTTCAAGTAAGTTTGTGGAGTATTGCGAAGGACATCCATTGGCACTTACACTTTTAGGTAAGTCTCTTCACAATAGAGATGTAACGTATTGGGAGGATTCTATACAagttctaaagaaagaatttggttCCCCAATAAACAATGTCTTAAGAATGAGCTATGAGTCTCTGCCATCCGAAAATGATAAGGAATTGTTTAAGCATATTGCTTGTTTTTTTGTTGGAAAAGATAGAGAGTTTACTGAAACAGTACTCAATGCATGCGAAATAAACACAAGATCAGGGATAACGAATCTCATCGACAGATTTCTTCTTAGTATTGGACATAACAATACGTTGATGATGCATCAATTGATTCAAGAATTAGGAAGAGATGTAGTATATAAAGAATCACCTGGGATGCCATGGAAGCGTAGTAGAATATGGTGTCATGAGGACTCATTCAAAGTGTTGAAAGATAAAAAG ATTAATGGGTCATTTGAGAATTTTCCAGAAGAATTAAGATGGTTGTGCATGCATGGGTTCCCTTTGAAATTTTTACCTTCAGAATTACCCTTGGAAAATCTAGTTGTTCTTGACTTGTACTCCAGCAGTATTGAATCATTTGGAATGTCAAATGCGAACGAGCAAAAACTTGACCGTAAAAAG TTGTTTGGATCAAGCTCAAAAGAAAGCCAAGTGTTAAGACTTGGAAAGTTAAAGATTCTCGATCTAAGTTTCTGTTATCAACTTCAACGTGTAGGTGGCTTTTCAAAACTCCCTGCACTTGAGAAGTTACTGCTGGCAAATTGTGTATGCTTGACTGAGATTTCTGAATCAATCGAGCGAAGTGTTGAGCTTGTCCTCATTGATTTAAGTAACTGCAGTAGCCTTAAAAAGCTTCCTAGATCCCTAGCAAAGTTAAGTCAGGTCAAATCACTATTTTTAGATAATTGCAATTTCCGTGAACCTTCGGTTGATATGAGGGACAACAACATTAGCAGATACTTGCAACCCTCTTCGTCTGCCATTTTCTGGGCGACTTCTTTCTCAAACTCATTAGTACACTTGTCCCTTATAAACAATAAGCTGTCCAACGAGTCATTTCCGTTAGAATTCAGTAGCCTATCCATGTTAAAGGAATTATATTTAGATGGTAATCTAATTGTTTCAATGCCCAATTGTGTGAGAAGCCTTCCTCGGCTTCAGACACTTAGTATGAGTGAGTGTGCAATGCTGAACACAGTTGAATATCCTCCACGTACACTAACAACGATGATAATCACTTCTTACGCATCTCGAACCAAGTATAGGAACCCTCTATCAAATATAATATTTGATCCACAAACTTCCTCACTAGAATTCAAGATCCATGCGGAGTTAATGGGAAATTCGTCATTTGTATTGGAAGGCATAATCAAGATTCAACCGTTAACAGATGTTCAAGACATGGTGTCACGTAGTTTGGGATGGACTGGTTTAGAGTTCATAGAAGAACTGCACATGAAGACTAGGCGTGCTGTAGATATGGGGCTTGGAGAGAGACATCAAGCCCAG ATGTACTATGAATTTGGAATATTTAGCACATTTTATGGAGCGGCATCGATGCCAAATTGGATTAGTCATGGAAGTTTAGGGTCATCAATATCATTCACCATCCCATCAATTTCTAAAAAGATTAAAGGATTGAATTTCTGCTATATTATGTCCTTACAGGTAATGGAACACAATGatttaaaaattatcataattagCAATATAACAAAGAATCGCACTTGGATATACAAACACTATATTGGGAGCGTACAACTAGCGGCGGATACACGTATGTTATTCTTAAGCCATTGGATGTTTGGGGAAAACGATATGGAATACGGGGACCAAGTTATTATTTCCACCGAAGCTTCCTACTATCATTCTACGTTTGAAAATATTAGGGAGTGTGGCGTGAGTTTTGTATATAAAGACGAGACGATGGAAAAAGAGGAAGAATCTGGGTTGGATTATTACAAGTCATGGAATTATATCCTTGCTGGTGATCTTTCTACTTTTAAAACAACTACAGGAGAATACATCCTATACCACCGGCGCTTTTTCGATAGATCTAAATACATACAAGAATTTTTTCTTCCCTGCCTTGCACATGGAACCACCTGCTATAAAG AATCAGTCCCTCCGTTTAGACCTTTCTCAATAAGGAAATTGGATGCAGTTGGAGACGCACTTGAG GTTGTTACGGATGTAACTGTAACGAATGTAGTGGATGTAACTGATGTAGCGGATGTCGCGGATAGAGTTCATAGAATGCATGGAAATTTGATCAAGTTGAAAAGATACGCGAG GCGTATGCTCTCCAGAATTAAAAATCGCTTGGTGAACGCATTTTGTTCATCGTCACAGATAAG GAGGAAGCATTAG
- the LOC139876243 gene encoding disease resistance protein RUN1-like isoform X3 → MVILTEIKEASSSNNNNHNHHQKYDVFLSFRGENTRLSFTDHLYKSLVNANLTTFLDDKEIDTGLFLEPELESAISASRASIIVLSEDYASSTWCLNELVSILNQHRNNNQIVIPIFYHVDPSDVRKQQNSFGDAIGKHIKNMNEESDATLKGQWADNINLWKVALTEVANLKGEDVNGRPETEFIDVIVKDVYRRLGASSRSTLPLLIGMHESLEFVTLWLQDESSHTADILTILGMGGIGKTSLARYVYDLHSREFITRSFVEDISRKCGQSSNAVLGLQEQICCEISKASQVQVHGVAEYTSRIENLLSFKKVFLVLDDIDSLDQLDALLGNRGLHPGSKIIITTRNASLTESCALFKTKVKPKHTKHLLKGLFQDASLKLLCHHAFSSNYAMEGYKEVSSKFVEYCEGHPLALTLLGKSLHNRDVTYWEDSIQVLKKEFGSPINNVLRMSYESLPSENDKELFKHIACFFVGKDREFTETVLNACEINTRSGITNLIDRFLLSIGHNNTLMMHQLIQELGRDVVYKESPGMPWKRSRIWCHEDSFKVLKDKKLNYVQINGSFENFPEELRWLCMHGFPLKFLPSELPLENLVVLDLYSSSIESFGMSNANEQKLDRKKLFGSSSKESQVLRLGKLKILDLSFCYQLQRVGGFSKLPALEKLLLANCVCLTEISESIERSVELVLIDLSNCSSLKKLPRSLAKLSQVKSLFLDNCNFREPSVDMRDNNISRYLQPSSSAIFWATSFSNSLVHLSLINNKLSNESFPLEFSSLSMLKELYLDGNLIVSMPNCVRSLPRLQTLSMSECAMLNTVEYPPRTLTTMIITSYASRTKYRNPLSNIIFDPQTSSLEFKIHAELMGNSSFVLEGIIKIQPLTDVQDMVSRSLGWTGLEFIEELHMKTRRAVDMGLGERHQAQMYYEFGIFSTFYGAASMPNWISHGSLGSSISFTIPSISKKIKGLNFCYIMSLQVMEHNDLKIIIISNITKNRTWIYKHYIGSVQLAADTRMLFLSHWMFGENDMEYGDQVIISTEASYYHSTFENIRECGVSFVYKDETMEKEEESGLDYYKSWNYILAGDLSTFKTTTGEYILYHRRFFDRSKYIQEFFLPCLAHGTTCYKESVPPFRPFSIRKLDAVGDALEVVTDVTVTNVVDVTDVADVADRVHRMHGNLIKLKRYARRMLSRIKNRLVNAFCSSSQIRRKH, encoded by the exons ATGGTGATTCTCACAGAAATTAAGGAAGCATcttcatcaaataataataatcataatcatcatcaaaagTATGATGTATTTCTAAGCTTTCGAGGTGAAAATACCCGTCTTAGCTTCACAGATCACCTCTACAAATCTCTCGTGAATGCTAATCTGACAACCTTCTTGGACGATAAAGAAATTGATACCGGGTTATTCTTGGAACCTGAATTGGAGAGTGCAATAAGTGCATCCAGGGCTTCTATTATTGTGTTGTCCGAGGATTATGCATCATCTACATGGTGCCTTAATGAACTTGTATCAATTTTAAATCAGCATAGGAACAACAACCAAATTGTAATCCCCATTTTCTATCACGTTGATCCATCAGATGTCAGGAAGCAACAAAATAGTTTTGGAGATGCAATCGGAAAACATATAAAGAACATGAATGAAGAGTCAGATGCTACCTTAAAAGGTCAATGGGCTGATAATATAAATCTGTGGAAGGTTGCACTCACCGAAGTTGCTAATTTAAAAGGAGAGGATGTCAACGGCAG GCCAGAGACAGAGTTTATAGACGTAATTGTCAAGGACGTGTACCGTAGATTGGGTGCATCCAGTAGGAGTACTCTGCCACTACTTATTGGGATGCATGAATCCCTTGAATTTGTCACTCTTTGGTTACAAGATGAATCCTCACATACTGCTGACATTCTCACCATTTTGGGTATGGGTGGGATCGGGAAGACATCTTTGGCCAGATATGTCTATGATTTGCATAGTCGCGAATTTATCACAAGGAGCTTTGTTGAAGATATTAGTAGGAAATGTGGCCAGAGTAGTAATGCAGTACTCGGTTTACAAGAACAGAtttgttgcgagatttcaaaagcAAGTCAAGTTCAAGTTCATGGTGTTGCTGAGTACACTTCCAGAATTGAGAATTTATTATCCTTTAAAAAGGTGTTTCTAGTTCTTGATGATATTGATAGTCTCGACCAGTTAGATGCATTACTTGGTAACAGAGGTTTACATCCAGGAAGCAAAATCATTATAACAACTAGGAATGCATCGTTGACAGAGAGTTGTGCACTTTTCAAAACAAAAGTTAAACCCAAACATACGAAGCACTTACTAAAAGGATTATTCCAAGATGCATCGTTAAAGCTTTTATGTCATCATGCATTCAGCAGTAATTATGCCATGGAAGGTTATAAAGAGGTTTCAAGTAAGTTTGTGGAGTATTGCGAAGGACATCCATTGGCACTTACACTTTTAGGTAAGTCTCTTCACAATAGAGATGTAACGTATTGGGAGGATTCTATACAagttctaaagaaagaatttggttCCCCAATAAACAATGTCTTAAGAATGAGCTATGAGTCTCTGCCATCCGAAAATGATAAGGAATTGTTTAAGCATATTGCTTGTTTTTTTGTTGGAAAAGATAGAGAGTTTACTGAAACAGTACTCAATGCATGCGAAATAAACACAAGATCAGGGATAACGAATCTCATCGACAGATTTCTTCTTAGTATTGGACATAACAATACGTTGATGATGCATCAATTGATTCAAGAATTAGGAAGAGATGTAGTATATAAAGAATCACCTGGGATGCCATGGAAGCGTAGTAGAATATGGTGTCATGAGGACTCATTCAAAGTGTTGAAAGATAAAAAG CTCAATTATGTGCAGATTAATGGGTCATTTGAGAATTTTCCAGAAGAATTAAGATGGTTGTGCATGCATGGGTTCCCTTTGAAATTTTTACCTTCAGAATTACCCTTGGAAAATCTAGTTGTTCTTGACTTGTACTCCAGCAGTATTGAATCATTTGGAATGTCAAATGCGAACGAGCAAAAACTTGACCGTAAAAAG TTGTTTGGATCAAGCTCAAAAGAAAGCCAAGTGTTAAGACTTGGAAAGTTAAAGATTCTCGATCTAAGTTTCTGTTATCAACTTCAACGTGTAGGTGGCTTTTCAAAACTCCCTGCACTTGAGAAGTTACTGCTGGCAAATTGTGTATGCTTGACTGAGATTTCTGAATCAATCGAGCGAAGTGTTGAGCTTGTCCTCATTGATTTAAGTAACTGCAGTAGCCTTAAAAAGCTTCCTAGATCCCTAGCAAAGTTAAGTCAGGTCAAATCACTATTTTTAGATAATTGCAATTTCCGTGAACCTTCGGTTGATATGAGGGACAACAACATTAGCAGATACTTGCAACCCTCTTCGTCTGCCATTTTCTGGGCGACTTCTTTCTCAAACTCATTAGTACACTTGTCCCTTATAAACAATAAGCTGTCCAACGAGTCATTTCCGTTAGAATTCAGTAGCCTATCCATGTTAAAGGAATTATATTTAGATGGTAATCTAATTGTTTCAATGCCCAATTGTGTGAGAAGCCTTCCTCGGCTTCAGACACTTAGTATGAGTGAGTGTGCAATGCTGAACACAGTTGAATATCCTCCACGTACACTAACAACGATGATAATCACTTCTTACGCATCTCGAACCAAGTATAGGAACCCTCTATCAAATATAATATTTGATCCACAAACTTCCTCACTAGAATTCAAGATCCATGCGGAGTTAATGGGAAATTCGTCATTTGTATTGGAAGGCATAATCAAGATTCAACCGTTAACAGATGTTCAAGACATGGTGTCACGTAGTTTGGGATGGACTGGTTTAGAGTTCATAGAAGAACTGCACATGAAGACTAGGCGTGCTGTAGATATGGGGCTTGGAGAGAGACATCAAGCCCAG ATGTACTATGAATTTGGAATATTTAGCACATTTTATGGAGCGGCATCGATGCCAAATTGGATTAGTCATGGAAGTTTAGGGTCATCAATATCATTCACCATCCCATCAATTTCTAAAAAGATTAAAGGATTGAATTTCTGCTATATTATGTCCTTACAGGTAATGGAACACAATGatttaaaaattatcataattagCAATATAACAAAGAATCGCACTTGGATATACAAACACTATATTGGGAGCGTACAACTAGCGGCGGATACACGTATGTTATTCTTAAGCCATTGGATGTTTGGGGAAAACGATATGGAATACGGGGACCAAGTTATTATTTCCACCGAAGCTTCCTACTATCATTCTACGTTTGAAAATATTAGGGAGTGTGGCGTGAGTTTTGTATATAAAGACGAGACGATGGAAAAAGAGGAAGAATCTGGGTTGGATTATTACAAGTCATGGAATTATATCCTTGCTGGTGATCTTTCTACTTTTAAAACAACTACAGGAGAATACATCCTATACCACCGGCGCTTTTTCGATAGATCTAAATACATACAAGAATTTTTTCTTCCCTGCCTTGCACATGGAACCACCTGCTATAAAG AATCAGTCCCTCCGTTTAGACCTTTCTCAATAAGGAAATTGGATGCAGTTGGAGACGCACTTGAG GTTGTTACGGATGTAACTGTAACGAATGTAGTGGATGTAACTGATGTAGCGGATGTCGCGGATAGAGTTCATAGAATGCATGGAAATTTGATCAAGTTGAAAAGATACGCGAG GCGTATGCTCTCCAGAATTAAAAATCGCTTGGTGAACGCATTTTGTTCATCGTCACAGATAAG GAGGAAGCATTAG
- the LOC139876243 gene encoding disease resistance protein RUN1-like isoform X1 → MVILTEIKEASSSNNNNHNHHQKYDVFLSFRGENTRLSFTDHLYKSLVNANLTTFLDDKEIDTGLFLEPELESAISASRASIIVLSEDYASSTWCLNELVSILNQHRNNNQIVIPIFYHVDPSDVRKQQNSFGDAIGKHIKNMNEESDATLKGQWADNINLWKVALTEVANLKGEDVNGRPETEFIDVIVKDVYRRLGASSRSTLPLLIGMHESLEFVTLWLQDESSHTADILTILGMGGIGKTSLARYVYDLHSREFITRSFVEDISRKCGQSSNAVLGLQEQICCEISKASQVQVHGVAEYTSRIENLLSFKKVFLVLDDIDSLDQLDALLGNRGLHPGSKIIITTRNASLTESCALFKTKVKPKHTKHLLKGLFQDASLKLLCHHAFSSNYAMEGYKEVSSKFVEYCEGHPLALTLLGKSLHNRDVTYWEDSIQVLKKEFGSPINNVLRMSYESLPSENDKELFKHIACFFVGKDREFTETVLNACEINTRSGITNLIDRFLLSIGHNNTLMMHQLIQELGRDVVYKESPGMPWKRSRIWCHEDSFKVLKDKKGKGHIKGLTLDMEMLDMKLRKSFELETDALSKMDNLILLQLNYVQINGSFENFPEELRWLCMHGFPLKFLPSELPLENLVVLDLYSSSIESFGMSNANEQKLDRKKLFGSSSKESQVLRLGKLKILDLSFCYQLQRVGGFSKLPALEKLLLANCVCLTEISESIERSVELVLIDLSNCSSLKKLPRSLAKLSQVKSLFLDNCNFREPSVDMRDNNISRYLQPSSSAIFWATSFSNSLVHLSLINNKLSNESFPLEFSSLSMLKELYLDGNLIVSMPNCVRSLPRLQTLSMSECAMLNTVEYPPRTLTTMIITSYASRTKYRNPLSNIIFDPQTSSLEFKIHAELMGNSSFVLEGIIKIQPLTDVQDMVSRSLGWTGLEFIEELHMKTRRAVDMGLGERHQAQMYYEFGIFSTFYGAASMPNWISHGSLGSSISFTIPSISKKIKGLNFCYIMSLQVMEHNDLKIIIISNITKNRTWIYKHYIGSVQLAADTRMLFLSHWMFGENDMEYGDQVIISTEASYYHSTFENIRECGVSFVYKDETMEKEEESGLDYYKSWNYILAGDLSTFKTTTGEYILYHRRFFDRSKYIQEFFLPCLAHGTTCYKESVPPFRPFSIRKLDAVGDALEVVTDVTVTNVVDVTDVADVADRVHRMHGNLIKLKRYARRMLSRIKNRLVNAFCSSSQIRRKH, encoded by the exons ATGGTGATTCTCACAGAAATTAAGGAAGCATcttcatcaaataataataatcataatcatcatcaaaagTATGATGTATTTCTAAGCTTTCGAGGTGAAAATACCCGTCTTAGCTTCACAGATCACCTCTACAAATCTCTCGTGAATGCTAATCTGACAACCTTCTTGGACGATAAAGAAATTGATACCGGGTTATTCTTGGAACCTGAATTGGAGAGTGCAATAAGTGCATCCAGGGCTTCTATTATTGTGTTGTCCGAGGATTATGCATCATCTACATGGTGCCTTAATGAACTTGTATCAATTTTAAATCAGCATAGGAACAACAACCAAATTGTAATCCCCATTTTCTATCACGTTGATCCATCAGATGTCAGGAAGCAACAAAATAGTTTTGGAGATGCAATCGGAAAACATATAAAGAACATGAATGAAGAGTCAGATGCTACCTTAAAAGGTCAATGGGCTGATAATATAAATCTGTGGAAGGTTGCACTCACCGAAGTTGCTAATTTAAAAGGAGAGGATGTCAACGGCAG GCCAGAGACAGAGTTTATAGACGTAATTGTCAAGGACGTGTACCGTAGATTGGGTGCATCCAGTAGGAGTACTCTGCCACTACTTATTGGGATGCATGAATCCCTTGAATTTGTCACTCTTTGGTTACAAGATGAATCCTCACATACTGCTGACATTCTCACCATTTTGGGTATGGGTGGGATCGGGAAGACATCTTTGGCCAGATATGTCTATGATTTGCATAGTCGCGAATTTATCACAAGGAGCTTTGTTGAAGATATTAGTAGGAAATGTGGCCAGAGTAGTAATGCAGTACTCGGTTTACAAGAACAGAtttgttgcgagatttcaaaagcAAGTCAAGTTCAAGTTCATGGTGTTGCTGAGTACACTTCCAGAATTGAGAATTTATTATCCTTTAAAAAGGTGTTTCTAGTTCTTGATGATATTGATAGTCTCGACCAGTTAGATGCATTACTTGGTAACAGAGGTTTACATCCAGGAAGCAAAATCATTATAACAACTAGGAATGCATCGTTGACAGAGAGTTGTGCACTTTTCAAAACAAAAGTTAAACCCAAACATACGAAGCACTTACTAAAAGGATTATTCCAAGATGCATCGTTAAAGCTTTTATGTCATCATGCATTCAGCAGTAATTATGCCATGGAAGGTTATAAAGAGGTTTCAAGTAAGTTTGTGGAGTATTGCGAAGGACATCCATTGGCACTTACACTTTTAGGTAAGTCTCTTCACAATAGAGATGTAACGTATTGGGAGGATTCTATACAagttctaaagaaagaatttggttCCCCAATAAACAATGTCTTAAGAATGAGCTATGAGTCTCTGCCATCCGAAAATGATAAGGAATTGTTTAAGCATATTGCTTGTTTTTTTGTTGGAAAAGATAGAGAGTTTACTGAAACAGTACTCAATGCATGCGAAATAAACACAAGATCAGGGATAACGAATCTCATCGACAGATTTCTTCTTAGTATTGGACATAACAATACGTTGATGATGCATCAATTGATTCAAGAATTAGGAAGAGATGTAGTATATAAAGAATCACCTGGGATGCCATGGAAGCGTAGTAGAATATGGTGTCATGAGGACTCATTCAAAGTGTTGAAAGATAAAAAG GGTAAAGGACATATCAAGGGTCTCACCCTTGACATGGAAATGCTTGATATGAAGTTACGTAAATCATTTGAGTTGGAAACAGATGCGTTGAGTAAAATGGATAATCTAATATTATTGCAGCTCAATTATGTGCAGATTAATGGGTCATTTGAGAATTTTCCAGAAGAATTAAGATGGTTGTGCATGCATGGGTTCCCTTTGAAATTTTTACCTTCAGAATTACCCTTGGAAAATCTAGTTGTTCTTGACTTGTACTCCAGCAGTATTGAATCATTTGGAATGTCAAATGCGAACGAGCAAAAACTTGACCGTAAAAAG TTGTTTGGATCAAGCTCAAAAGAAAGCCAAGTGTTAAGACTTGGAAAGTTAAAGATTCTCGATCTAAGTTTCTGTTATCAACTTCAACGTGTAGGTGGCTTTTCAAAACTCCCTGCACTTGAGAAGTTACTGCTGGCAAATTGTGTATGCTTGACTGAGATTTCTGAATCAATCGAGCGAAGTGTTGAGCTTGTCCTCATTGATTTAAGTAACTGCAGTAGCCTTAAAAAGCTTCCTAGATCCCTAGCAAAGTTAAGTCAGGTCAAATCACTATTTTTAGATAATTGCAATTTCCGTGAACCTTCGGTTGATATGAGGGACAACAACATTAGCAGATACTTGCAACCCTCTTCGTCTGCCATTTTCTGGGCGACTTCTTTCTCAAACTCATTAGTACACTTGTCCCTTATAAACAATAAGCTGTCCAACGAGTCATTTCCGTTAGAATTCAGTAGCCTATCCATGTTAAAGGAATTATATTTAGATGGTAATCTAATTGTTTCAATGCCCAATTGTGTGAGAAGCCTTCCTCGGCTTCAGACACTTAGTATGAGTGAGTGTGCAATGCTGAACACAGTTGAATATCCTCCACGTACACTAACAACGATGATAATCACTTCTTACGCATCTCGAACCAAGTATAGGAACCCTCTATCAAATATAATATTTGATCCACAAACTTCCTCACTAGAATTCAAGATCCATGCGGAGTTAATGGGAAATTCGTCATTTGTATTGGAAGGCATAATCAAGATTCAACCGTTAACAGATGTTCAAGACATGGTGTCACGTAGTTTGGGATGGACTGGTTTAGAGTTCATAGAAGAACTGCACATGAAGACTAGGCGTGCTGTAGATATGGGGCTTGGAGAGAGACATCAAGCCCAG ATGTACTATGAATTTGGAATATTTAGCACATTTTATGGAGCGGCATCGATGCCAAATTGGATTAGTCATGGAAGTTTAGGGTCATCAATATCATTCACCATCCCATCAATTTCTAAAAAGATTAAAGGATTGAATTTCTGCTATATTATGTCCTTACAGGTAATGGAACACAATGatttaaaaattatcataattagCAATATAACAAAGAATCGCACTTGGATATACAAACACTATATTGGGAGCGTACAACTAGCGGCGGATACACGTATGTTATTCTTAAGCCATTGGATGTTTGGGGAAAACGATATGGAATACGGGGACCAAGTTATTATTTCCACCGAAGCTTCCTACTATCATTCTACGTTTGAAAATATTAGGGAGTGTGGCGTGAGTTTTGTATATAAAGACGAGACGATGGAAAAAGAGGAAGAATCTGGGTTGGATTATTACAAGTCATGGAATTATATCCTTGCTGGTGATCTTTCTACTTTTAAAACAACTACAGGAGAATACATCCTATACCACCGGCGCTTTTTCGATAGATCTAAATACATACAAGAATTTTTTCTTCCCTGCCTTGCACATGGAACCACCTGCTATAAAG AATCAGTCCCTCCGTTTAGACCTTTCTCAATAAGGAAATTGGATGCAGTTGGAGACGCACTTGAG GTTGTTACGGATGTAACTGTAACGAATGTAGTGGATGTAACTGATGTAGCGGATGTCGCGGATAGAGTTCATAGAATGCATGGAAATTTGATCAAGTTGAAAAGATACGCGAG GCGTATGCTCTCCAGAATTAAAAATCGCTTGGTGAACGCATTTTGTTCATCGTCACAGATAAG GAGGAAGCATTAG